Proteins encoded in a region of the Flavobacteriaceae bacterium HL-DH10 genome:
- a CDS encoding DUF5703 domain-containing protein, with amino-acid sequence MKYLVVFMIFCFSLFLEGQTPVLEDYNQVWTSQSENASESMPLGGGDIGLNVWVENGNLYFYVSRSGTFDEHNTLLKLGRVKVALSPNPFQDNNRFHQELKLKDGYILITQNNTEIKLWVDVYSPVIHLDLKSKSPITMKASYESWRYKNREVKGKANNANSYKWAPQGEILTFKDSIDFENNGVKFYHQNRDQTVFDVAVKQQKMESVKGQMMNPIKHLTFGGIMLGKGMKPSGMYSGMYQDTDFKGFSLESVKPAKKHQLKLYLHTDQNENINIWNDGLQNLVSSYKLKEKKAKKETFTWWNQFWDRSFIYTQNNDGSIKDSVYQIGQNYQLFRYMLGCNAYGKYPTKFNGGLFTVDPVYTNSDLNFTPDFRNWGGGTMTQQNQRLVYFPMLKSGDFDMMKSQLDYYLSLQKNAELRSKVYWNHKGASFTEQLENFGLPNPAEYDWKRPEDYDPGMQHNAWLEYQWDTVFEFCKMMLEQKEYANLNIEKYNPFIISCLRFFDEHYQYLAKKRGRKTLDANGHLVLYPGSAVETYKMAYNANSTISALKVISEKLLNVSSKELSIEDINYVKAFQTRIPPLNFREIDHHKVLAPAKSWERINNTEAAQLYPVFPWKLYGVGKPDLDVAHNTYFLDEDVLKFRSHVGWKQDNIFAAHLGLTNEAAKYTLLKMTNSGRRFPSFCGPGFDWVPDHNWGGSGMIGMQDMLLQEVNGKILLFPAWPKEWNVHFKLHASQNTVVEVMLKNGKVDIIEVVPEERRKDIQNLLLFTLDEKINLN; translated from the coding sequence ATGAAGTATCTAGTAGTTTTCATGATTTTTTGTTTTTCACTTTTTTTAGAAGGTCAAACACCTGTACTTGAAGATTATAATCAGGTTTGGACTTCACAAAGTGAAAATGCATCAGAATCCATGCCCCTTGGAGGTGGTGATATTGGATTGAACGTTTGGGTTGAAAATGGAAATTTATATTTTTATGTATCACGTAGCGGTACTTTTGATGAGCATAATACCTTATTAAAATTAGGTCGTGTAAAAGTGGCATTATCGCCAAATCCGTTTCAAGATAATAATAGATTTCATCAAGAATTAAAATTAAAAGACGGGTATATTTTAATCACTCAGAATAATACGGAAATTAAATTATGGGTTGATGTGTATAGTCCTGTAATTCATCTGGATTTAAAAAGTAAATCTCCAATAACTATGAAAGCGTCTTACGAAAGTTGGCGTTATAAAAATAGAGAAGTAAAAGGGAAGGCTAATAATGCAAATTCATATAAATGGGCTCCTCAAGGAGAGATTTTAACATTTAAAGATTCTATTGATTTTGAGAATAATGGAGTGAAGTTTTATCACCAAAACCGAGATCAAACAGTATTTGATGTCGCTGTAAAACAACAAAAAATGGAATCGGTTAAAGGCCAAATGATGAATCCAATAAAACATTTAACTTTTGGAGGCATCATGTTAGGTAAAGGCATGAAACCCTCTGGGATGTATAGTGGGATGTATCAAGATACCGATTTTAAAGGGTTTAGTTTAGAAAGTGTTAAGCCAGCTAAAAAGCATCAGTTAAAACTGTATTTACATACCGATCAAAATGAAAATATTAATATTTGGAATGATGGATTACAAAATTTAGTATCATCATATAAATTAAAAGAAAAGAAAGCAAAAAAAGAAACCTTTACTTGGTGGAATCAATTTTGGGATAGAAGTTTTATTTATACACAAAATAACGATGGTTCTATAAAAGATTCGGTGTATCAAATAGGGCAGAATTATCAGTTATTTCGATATATGTTGGGTTGTAATGCCTATGGAAAGTATCCAACAAAATTTAATGGTGGTTTGTTTACGGTTGATCCTGTTTATACAAATTCAGATTTAAATTTCACACCCGATTTTAGAAATTGGGGTGGTGGTACGATGACACAGCAAAACCAACGGTTGGTTTATTTTCCGATGCTTAAAAGCGGTGATTTTGATATGATGAAATCCCAATTGGACTATTATTTAAGTCTGCAAAAAAATGCAGAGTTGCGCAGTAAAGTCTATTGGAATCATAAAGGAGCTTCATTTACCGAGCAACTCGAGAATTTTGGTTTGCCTAATCCCGCAGAATATGACTGGAAGCGACCAGAAGATTACGATCCTGGTATGCAGCATAATGCTTGGTTAGAATACCAGTGGGATACGGTGTTTGAGTTTTGTAAAATGATGTTGGAACAAAAAGAATATGCTAATTTAAACATTGAAAAATACAATCCGTTTATAATAAGTTGCCTTCGCTTTTTCGACGAGCATTATCAATATTTAGCTAAAAAAAGAGGAAGGAAAACTTTAGACGCAAATGGGCATTTGGTACTGTATCCTGGTTCTGCAGTCGAGACTTATAAAATGGCATATAATGCAAATAGTACGATTTCTGCTTTAAAAGTAATCTCAGAAAAACTATTAAATGTATCATCAAAAGAATTAAGTATTGAAGATATTAATTATGTAAAAGCATTTCAAACCAGAATACCGCCTTTAAATTTTAGAGAAATAGACCATCATAAAGTATTAGCACCTGCAAAATCATGGGAACGAATTAACAATACAGAAGCAGCACAATTATATCCCGTGTTTCCATGGAAGTTATATGGAGTTGGAAAGCCAGATTTAGATGTTGCGCATAACACTTATTTTTTAGATGAAGATGTGTTGAAATTTAGAAGTCATGTGGGTTGGAAACAAGACAATATTTTTGCTGCACATTTGGGCTTAACCAATGAAGCGGCAAAATACACACTTTTAAAAATGACCAATTCAGGAAGACGATTTCCATCCTTTTGCGGGCCAGGTTTCGATTGGGTGCCTGATCATAACTGGGGTGGCTCAGGAATGATTGGTATGCAAGATATGTTGTTGCAAGAAGTAAATGGAAAAATCCTTTTATTCCCTGCATGGCCAAAAGAATGGAATGTACATTTTAAGTTGCATGCTTCTCAAAATACGGTAGTTGAAGTCATGCTTAAAAATGGAAAAGTAGATATAATAGAAGTGGTTCCAGAAGAAAGACGAAAAGATATTCAGAATCTTTTGTTATTCACTTTAGATGAAAAAATAAATTTAAATTAA
- a CDS encoding T9SS C-terminal target domain-containing protein: MIKKVLSCLLLSAILILNVQCQDIKPEKQIVKVDFDFSGRKLEEVHNPTYESWVINEQKEAEKSFDGVSIKLKGDFTSKWFKLGMSAPHYAQLVSDGLFSEAPLEMTIIGLNPGKHSLLTFQNTFDKIGDKKYAAIHVYVNDKLVRTVSQSNRVFAKIASETAYFEFEAEENKAVVIRFEINAKSDSEIPQMIINGFEIDTPDLKRQANTPFPENADEHVVFSDKLELNWASPKGTRAYHLYFGEDKNNVINADKNTSEFKGELADNKFSVSDLYSMKTYYWRVDAVDAHGSITQGNVWSFKPAQLAFPDAEGYGRFAIGGRGGKVIEVTNLNDDGPGSLRDAVNQDIGPRTIVFNVSGNIELKSRLVVNQPYITIAGQTAPGEGITISRAPVGITGDDNIVQFLRVRIGSGTTYDGMGLTGANYSIIDHCSISWTIDESFSSRGAHNITLQRTLISEALNVAGHDKYEEGKMHGYAATIGGDIGSFHHNLLAHNYGRNWSMGGGLNGDGYYSGRLDIRNNVVYNWGHRTTDGGANEVNFVNNYYKPGASTDIFFALTADHEGVGKGSQRYFFEGNVMSGHFNETNQELGRRSKIKNNEIVDYETFVEDPFFESYVNTQSARAAYKNVLSDVGANQPIIDAHDKRIIEETIAGTYSFKGSKSGLAGMIDTVEDAGGWPEFSRETRPENWDTDHDGLPNWWEDVHGLNLESPSNDFSDSNSDLDNNGYTQLEEYLNWMAQPHYFITLDELLEISIADYFKGYEKSPVYSLSNVKNGNVLLKNKTIQFKAIQKGLASFRITVKDADGDSMSRIINLFVK, encoded by the coding sequence ATGATTAAAAAGGTATTGAGTTGTTTATTGCTATCAGCAATTTTAATTTTAAATGTGCAATGTCAAGACATCAAACCTGAAAAACAAATCGTAAAAGTTGATTTTGATTTTTCTGGAAGAAAACTTGAAGAAGTTCATAATCCAACTTATGAATCTTGGGTAATAAACGAACAGAAGGAAGCAGAGAAATCTTTTGATGGCGTTTCTATAAAGTTGAAAGGCGACTTTACGTCAAAGTGGTTTAAACTAGGAATGAGTGCGCCACATTATGCACAATTAGTTAGTGATGGTTTATTTTCTGAAGCACCTTTAGAAATGACAATTATTGGATTGAATCCAGGCAAACATTCTTTGCTTACATTTCAAAATACATTCGATAAAATAGGCGATAAAAAGTATGCGGCTATTCATGTTTATGTGAATGATAAATTAGTTAGAACGGTATCGCAAAGTAATCGTGTATTCGCTAAAATAGCATCTGAAACTGCTTATTTTGAATTTGAAGCTGAAGAAAATAAAGCCGTTGTTATTCGTTTTGAAATCAATGCAAAATCAGATTCAGAAATTCCTCAAATGATTATTAATGGTTTTGAGATTGATACACCAGATTTAAAAAGACAAGCCAATACACCGTTTCCAGAAAATGCCGATGAGCATGTGGTTTTTAGTGATAAATTAGAACTTAATTGGGCATCGCCCAAAGGAACTCGTGCGTATCATCTGTATTTTGGGGAAGATAAAAACAATGTAATTAATGCAGATAAAAATACTTCTGAATTTAAAGGCGAATTAGCCGATAATAAATTTTCTGTTTCAGATTTATATAGCATGAAAACCTATTATTGGAGAGTAGATGCTGTTGATGCTCATGGAAGTATAACTCAAGGAAATGTGTGGTCTTTTAAACCTGCACAATTAGCATTTCCAGATGCCGAAGGTTATGGTCGATTTGCTATTGGCGGTCGCGGAGGAAAAGTCATTGAAGTTACAAATTTAAATGATGATGGTCCAGGTAGTTTACGTGATGCTGTGAATCAAGATATTGGACCACGAACTATTGTATTCAATGTGTCTGGAAATATAGAATTAAAATCAAGATTGGTAGTTAATCAGCCTTATATAACCATAGCTGGTCAAACGGCTCCAGGAGAAGGTATTACTATTAGCAGAGCTCCAGTTGGTATTACAGGAGATGATAATATTGTTCAGTTTTTAAGAGTTCGTATTGGATCAGGAACCACATATGATGGTATGGGACTTACAGGTGCTAATTATAGTATTATAGATCATTGTTCTATTAGTTGGACTATAGATGAATCCTTTAGTTCACGTGGTGCACATAATATTACATTACAGCGCACCCTAATTTCTGAAGCTTTAAATGTTGCAGGTCATGATAAATATGAAGAGGGAAAGATGCATGGCTATGCAGCAACTATTGGTGGTGATATTGGTAGTTTTCATCATAATTTATTAGCACACAATTACGGAAGAAATTGGAGTATGGGTGGCGGATTAAATGGTGATGGTTATTACTCTGGTCGATTAGATATACGAAATAATGTGGTTTATAATTGGGGACATCGTACAACGGACGGAGGAGCAAATGAAGTTAACTTTGTTAATAATTATTATAAACCTGGAGCTTCTACCGATATTTTCTTTGCATTAACTGCAGATCATGAAGGTGTTGGAAAAGGAAGTCAGCGTTATTTTTTTGAAGGTAATGTGATGTCTGGGCATTTTAATGAAACTAATCAAGAATTAGGAAGACGGTCTAAAATTAAAAACAATGAAATAGTAGATTATGAGACTTTTGTAGAGGATCCGTTTTTTGAATCATATGTTAACACACAGTCTGCAAGGGCAGCTTATAAGAATGTGTTGTCTGATGTTGGAGCAAATCAACCCATTATAGATGCACATGATAAACGAATTATTGAAGAAACAATAGCTGGAACTTATAGTTTTAAAGGCAGTAAAAGCGGATTGGCTGGCATGATAGATACCGTTGAAGATGCTGGAGGTTGGCCAGAATTCTCAAGAGAGACAAGACCTGAAAATTGGGATACGGACCATGACGGGTTGCCAAATTGGTGGGAAGATGTGCATGGTTTAAATTTAGAATCACCATCAAATGATTTTTCTGATTCAAATTCTGATTTAGATAATAATGGATATACGCAATTAGAAGAATATTTGAATTGGATGGCGCAACCACATTATTTTATTACATTAGATGAGCTGTTAGAAATTTCGATAGCTGATTATTTTAAGGGTTATGAGAAAAGTCCGGTTTACAGCTTATCTAATGTAAAAAATGGAAATGTTTTATTAAAAAATAAAACAATTCAATTTAAAGCAATTCAAAAAGGATTAGCGTCTTTTAGAATAACAGTTAAGGATGCCGATGGGGATTCTATGAGTCGAATTATTAATTTATTTGTTAAGTAA
- a CDS encoding glycoside hydrolase family 127 protein, which yields MMKSKIMLIYLLSLSVLVYSQGKGLVANGNSPHTKLQSINLQDVKWTSGFWKEQFDVETQNTLPYMWDLYHNDSISHAYANFEIAAGLMKGKHAGPSFHDGDFYKILEGMASAYAITKNPELDIQMDEAIAMFSKVQRADGYINTPVLIEERWGTLGPEELKKQLGFEKYNMGHLMTSACVHYRVTGKTNFLDVAKGVAEFLYDFYKKASPELARNAICPSHYMGIIEMYRTVKDPRYLELANNLIDIRGTTNDGTDDNQDRIPFRDQTNAMGHAVRANYLYAGIADLYAETGEDKLLENLKSIWDDVVYRKMYITGGCGALYDGVSPDGTSYDPTEVQKIHQAYGRPFQLPNATAHTETCANIGNVLWNWRMLQLTGDAKYTDVMELALYNSVLSGVSLDGTAFCYNNPLNVSDKLPFKQRWGSEREGYIAWSNCCAPNVTRTLAQVNNYAYNISKDGLYVNLYGSNHLVTKSLEGDKIELEQITNYPWNGKIVLKVLKAPKKDFSIFLRIPGWSKESTITVNSKMLDLEIVSGSYTRITKKWKKGDVIELNIPMPVELMQGNPLVEEIKNQVAVKRGPIVYCLESDDISKKAEINNIVLDINSEFTTNKINIANREVLAIKGSAFVEKGNWDKVLYKPISKDKETIDINLVPYYSWGNRSKGEMTVWMSY from the coding sequence ATGATGAAAAGTAAAATTATGTTAATCTATCTGCTTAGTTTAAGTGTGTTAGTTTATTCTCAAGGAAAAGGCTTAGTCGCAAATGGTAATAGTCCGCATACAAAATTACAAAGTATCAATTTACAGGATGTAAAATGGACTAGTGGTTTTTGGAAAGAACAGTTTGATGTTGAAACCCAAAACACATTGCCTTATATGTGGGATTTATATCATAATGACAGCATTTCACATGCTTATGCAAATTTTGAAATAGCAGCTGGTTTAATGAAAGGAAAGCATGCAGGGCCTTCTTTTCATGATGGTGATTTTTACAAAATCTTAGAAGGAATGGCTTCGGCTTATGCCATTACTAAAAATCCAGAGTTAGATATACAAATGGATGAGGCTATTGCTATGTTTAGTAAAGTACAAAGAGCCGATGGTTATATAAATACACCTGTTTTAATAGAAGAACGTTGGGGCACTTTAGGTCCTGAAGAGCTGAAAAAGCAATTAGGCTTTGAAAAGTATAATATGGGACATTTAATGACGTCTGCATGTGTGCATTACAGAGTAACTGGAAAAACAAACTTTTTAGATGTTGCAAAGGGTGTTGCAGAATTTTTATATGATTTTTATAAAAAAGCATCACCAGAACTCGCTAGAAATGCTATTTGTCCGTCACATTATATGGGTATTATAGAAATGTATCGCACAGTAAAAGATCCAAGATATTTAGAATTAGCTAATAATTTAATTGATATTAGGGGAACCACGAATGATGGTACAGACGATAACCAAGATAGAATTCCGTTTAGAGACCAAACAAATGCAATGGGACATGCCGTAAGAGCTAATTATTTATATGCTGGTATTGCCGATTTATATGCCGAAACAGGGGAAGATAAACTATTAGAAAACCTGAAGTCTATTTGGGATGACGTCGTTTATAGAAAAATGTATATTACAGGTGGTTGTGGAGCACTATACGATGGTGTTTCGCCAGACGGAACATCTTATGATCCTACCGAAGTACAAAAAATACATCAAGCATATGGTAGACCATTTCAATTGCCAAATGCCACGGCACACACAGAAACCTGTGCTAACATTGGTAATGTATTGTGGAATTGGAGAATGTTACAACTTACAGGAGACGCAAAATATACCGATGTTATGGAATTAGCGCTTTATAATAGTGTACTATCTGGTGTAAGTCTTGATGGTACAGCGTTTTGTTATAACAACCCTTTAAATGTGTCAGATAAATTACCTTTTAAACAACGTTGGGGTAGTGAACGGGAAGGCTATATAGCATGGTCAAACTGTTGTGCACCTAATGTAACACGAACTTTAGCTCAGGTTAATAATTATGCCTATAATATTTCAAAAGACGGATTGTATGTTAATTTATATGGAAGTAATCATTTAGTTACTAAAAGTTTAGAAGGCGATAAGATTGAATTAGAACAAATAACAAATTATCCATGGAATGGTAAAATAGTCTTAAAAGTATTAAAAGCACCAAAAAAGGATTTTTCTATATTTTTAAGAATTCCAGGGTGGAGTAAAGAATCAACTATAACTGTAAATAGTAAAATGCTTGATTTAGAAATTGTTTCAGGTAGCTATACAAGAATTACAAAAAAATGGAAAAAAGGAGATGTTATAGAGCTTAATATACCAATGCCAGTAGAGCTAATGCAAGGAAATCCTTTAGTAGAAGAAATAAAAAATCAAGTAGCAGTAAAAAGAGGACCTATTGTTTATTGTTTAGAATCTGATGATATTTCAAAAAAAGCAGAAATTAATAATATTGTGTTAGATATTAATTCAGAATTCACTACGAATAAAATTAATATCGCTAATAGAGAGGTTCTAGCTATAAAGGGAAGTGCTTTTGTTGAAAAAGGAAATTGGGATAAAGTATTATACAAACCAATATCTAAAGATAAAGAAACAATTGACATAAATTTAGTACCTTATTACTCATGGGGAAATCGTTCAAAAGGAGAGATGACTGTGTGGATGTCGTATTGA
- a CDS encoding SusC/RagA family TonB-linked outer membrane protein yields the protein MKKTITKACVLLLFSLLCLSSFAQNTSGKKNVTGTVVDVSGVPMPGVNVLEKRANNGAVTDFDGKYSVSVNSDSTLIFSFVGMETQEVVVNNQSVINIILHEDIESLGEVVVVGYGTQKREAVTGAISTINPAEVEDLPVGNLGTALAGRVLGVSVSGGQSRPGEGASLTIRQPFGNVAGQITAKDGGNTQPLYVIDGVVQIDPFTGTNDNSLFNSLDASQVESISFLRDGSAAVYGSRASQGVVLVVTKKGKKGPARFSYSGNFSVSDATYHSKMMNASQYGQAFNIMNGAYGNERNETNNDYFFSSEALDHFKTLDYNFLEDAWSTASSKRHNVSLSGGTDDATYYAGISYFEQDTNLAILDYDKWSFRAGSTFKIASGLSADFQVAGLFEERRKTFNKFGSESEDDYIQLQYRTPFLPYYIDGLPTKMRNASGSNQLEYNYAEMLRLGNLNVNKGNNVTINAKLKYDFPFVEGLSTQLSYARTESKNRAKQVGYGYTLTEFNGAGDDEESYIYYESGSGPLGDNTIRKTKTTSRGRRVLIDNDTRWREQLNFQLNYARDFGKHSLSGLFAIEKSESSFDQDRLVFEGNIPEWATGQDWEIGNRDAGNSGTSSSEAGDLGYIARLSYGFDNKYFVDVLYRSDASTKFAPENYWGNFYNVSAGWIVSKENFWSSKTVDYLKIRASAGKVGNDNIKSWLWRQGYSYQASSSNKGPAFGGNDNRTDWWKPSAIANYDAHWGSEFKTNFGVETRLLDNRMSINIEQYYNMGTDLLAPTSNTSFFTIGGTPPTVNYAEADTYGTEISIGWKDVIGKDFNYGITLLTGWSDNKIIKGDFNPESVKPWDIQEGKSTNIGTWGYDNLGMFKTYEEIDNYVSETGVTDIFGYVYDADPTQSDLKPGMLYYRDVRGEWDPETKTFAEADGVITEDDQVQLKKPAKWVPTGFSSIINLSYKNFNLNTVVGVSWGGYRTVNGTATKYMNRDRIYQNWENRPEFWSNMYDLNLNPNGTIPNLAKNNGNINNRTSDFWAVNNFAMNIRNVNLNYSFSKKILDKLKINSLRLNVVAINPFIIVNPYKDWGLGPDGNFNEFPVLKTYSLGLNVGF from the coding sequence ATGAAAAAAACAATTACTAAAGCTTGTGTTTTATTACTTTTCAGTCTGTTATGTCTGTCAAGTTTTGCGCAAAATACGAGTGGCAAAAAGAACGTCACTGGTACAGTGGTCGATGTTTCAGGCGTACCAATGCCTGGTGTTAATGTTCTTGAAAAGAGAGCCAATAATGGAGCAGTTACAGATTTTGACGGAAAGTATAGTGTTTCTGTGAATTCTGATTCAACTTTAATATTCTCTTTTGTAGGTATGGAAACTCAAGAAGTTGTAGTTAATAATCAAAGTGTTATTAATATTATTTTACATGAGGATATTGAATCTTTAGGAGAGGTTGTTGTAGTAGGTTATGGTACTCAAAAGAGAGAAGCCGTTACAGGGGCTATTTCTACTATTAATCCAGCAGAAGTAGAAGATTTGCCTGTAGGGAACTTAGGAACGGCTCTTGCAGGTCGTGTTTTAGGTGTTTCAGTTAGTGGTGGTCAATCCAGACCTGGTGAAGGAGCTAGTTTAACTATTCGTCAGCCTTTTGGTAATGTAGCAGGTCAGATTACAGCCAAGGATGGTGGTAATACACAACCATTATATGTTATTGATGGTGTTGTACAAATTGATCCTTTTACAGGAACAAACGATAATTCGTTATTTAATAGTTTAGATGCTTCACAGGTAGAGAGTATTTCTTTTTTAAGAGATGGTTCGGCGGCTGTTTATGGGTCTAGAGCATCACAAGGGGTGGTTTTAGTTGTTACAAAAAAAGGAAAAAAAGGGCCTGCTAGGTTTAGTTATAGTGGCAATTTTTCTGTATCAGATGCAACCTATCATTCTAAAATGATGAATGCTAGCCAGTATGGTCAAGCGTTTAATATTATGAATGGTGCATACGGTAATGAAAGAAATGAAACTAATAATGATTACTTTTTTTCTTCTGAGGCCTTAGATCATTTTAAAACTCTTGATTATAATTTTTTAGAAGATGCATGGTCAACAGCGTCATCAAAAAGGCATAATGTTAGCCTAAGTGGAGGTACGGATGATGCTACTTATTATGCAGGAATTTCATATTTTGAACAAGATACTAACTTAGCCATTTTAGATTATGATAAATGGTCTTTTCGTGCAGGGAGTACTTTTAAGATAGCTTCAGGGTTATCTGCCGATTTTCAGGTTGCAGGACTTTTTGAAGAAAGAAGAAAGACGTTTAATAAGTTTGGTTCAGAATCTGAAGATGATTATATTCAATTACAATATAGAACCCCGTTTTTACCATATTATATTGATGGTTTACCAACTAAAATGCGAAATGCGAGTGGTTCAAATCAATTGGAGTATAACTATGCAGAAATGTTAAGACTTGGGAATTTAAATGTTAACAAAGGAAATAATGTAACTATAAATGCAAAGCTTAAATATGATTTCCCGTTTGTTGAAGGCTTAAGCACTCAATTAAGTTATGCAAGAACTGAAAGTAAAAATAGAGCAAAGCAAGTAGGTTACGGATATACATTGACTGAATTTAATGGAGCTGGAGATGATGAAGAAAGTTATATTTATTATGAATCAGGTTCTGGTCCTCTTGGAGATAATACAATTAGAAAAACAAAAACGACTAGTAGAGGACGTAGAGTTTTAATAGATAATGATACAAGATGGAGAGAGCAGTTAAATTTTCAATTAAATTATGCTAGAGATTTTGGTAAACATTCTTTGTCTGGTCTTTTTGCTATAGAAAAAAGCGAATCATCATTTGATCAAGATAGGCTTGTTTTTGAAGGAAATATTCCAGAATGGGCAACAGGTCAAGATTGGGAAATCGGTAATCGTGATGCTGGTAATAGTGGAACTAGTTCTAGTGAGGCAGGAGATTTAGGTTATATAGCTAGATTGTCTTATGGTTTTGATAATAAGTATTTTGTAGATGTTTTATATAGATCAGATGCTTCAACAAAATTTGCGCCAGAAAATTATTGGGGTAATTTTTATAACGTTTCTGCTGGATGGATTGTGTCTAAAGAGAATTTTTGGAGTTCAAAGACAGTTGATTATTTAAAAATTAGAGCCTCAGCTGGTAAGGTAGGTAATGATAATATAAAGTCATGGTTATGGAGACAAGGTTATAGTTATCAAGCTTCTAGTAGTAATAAAGGACCTGCTTTTGGCGGTAACGATAATAGAACCGACTGGTGGAAACCTAGTGCAATAGCTAATTACGATGCACATTGGGGGTCTGAGTTTAAAACTAATTTTGGTGTAGAAACAAGACTTTTAGATAATAGAATGTCAATAAATATTGAACAGTATTATAATATGGGTACAGATCTTCTTGCCCCGACTAGTAATACTTCTTTTTTCACAATTGGAGGAACACCACCTACTGTGAATTATGCTGAAGCAGATACTTATGGTACTGAAATTTCTATAGGTTGGAAAGATGTTATTGGAAAAGATTTTAATTATGGAATAACACTTCTTACTGGATGGAGTGATAATAAAATTATTAAAGGTGATTTTAATCCAGAAAGTGTTAAACCTTGGGATATTCAAGAAGGGAAATCTACAAATATAGGAACTTGGGGTTATGATAATCTAGGAATGTTTAAAACCTATGAAGAAATTGATAACTATGTTTCAGAAACGGGTGTTACCGATATTTTCGGATATGTTTATGATGCAGATCCAACTCAATCAGATCTTAAACCAGGCATGTTATATTATAGAGATGTTAGAGGTGAATGGGATCCAGAAACAAAAACTTTTGCAGAAGCTGATGGTGTAATAACAGAAGATGATCAAGTTCAATTAAAAAAACCAGCAAAATGGGTTCCTACTGGGTTTTCATCTATCATCAATTTGTCATATAAAAACTTTAATTTAAATACCGTTGTAGGTGTAAGTTGGGGAGGATATAGAACAGTTAATGGTACAGCAACCAAATACATGAATAGAGATCGAATTTATCAGAATTGGGAAAATAGACCTGAATTTTGGAGCAATATGTATGATCTTAATTTAAACCCTAACGGAACGATACCGAATTTAGCAAAAAATAATGGAAATATTAATAATAGAACTTCTGATTTTTGGGCGGTAAATAATTTTGCAATGAATATTAGAAATGTAAATTTAAACTATTCATTTTCAAAGAAAATATTAGATAAGCTTAAGATTAATAGCTTAAGGTTAAATGTGGTAGCAATAAATCCATTTATTATTGTAAATCCTTATAAAGATTGGGGACTAGGTCCTGATGGAAATTTTAACGAATTTCCTGTTCTTAAAACCTATTCTTTAGGGCTTAATGTTGGATTTTAA